From one Psilocybe cubensis strain MGC-MH-2018 chromosome 13, whole genome shotgun sequence genomic stretch:
- a CDS encoding HVA22-like protein i yields MLFSFTARIVSALAAFIYPGYASYKTLSQRPASEAELERWLMYWSVLGCIVGVEYIAEWLVSWIPFYTSLKALFLLYLALPQTQGSTYIYHTHLRPFLSTHERTIDSAIAEVRGRVYRFVQERAQALWAAVVASLAGGAAGAPGSDAGAGVTPPTQHGHGQQPAPAGPTQLLSSLWTSYGPGILAGGAALLRQTATATLPSSSSPASHTTSKPTTTAVATDPAERRRQLEAELAALSSLPAAPTERPSSFASSSSSASINSAHGAGRFEEIRGGEVEGYEVDDEDDDGEIRKAGGGWFSGWGAGTASGKGGYERVKSD; encoded by the exons CCTACAAGACACTCAGCCAGCGCCCCGCCTCTGAAGCTGAGCTTGAGCGCTGGCTCATGTACTGGTCCGTCCTAGGCTGCATCGTCGGTGTCGAGTACATCGCAGAGTGGCTCGTCTCCTG GATCCCATTCTACACCTCCCTCAAAGCCCTCTTCCTTCTCTACCTCGCCCTCCCACAAACCCAAGGATCGACTTACATCTACCACACCCATCTACGCCCCTTCCTATCTACACACGAGCGCACGATTGACAGCGCGATCGCCGAGGTGCGCGGGAGGGTGTACCGCTTCGTGCAGGAGCGTGCGCAGGCGCTGTGGGCAGCCGTCGTCGCGAGTCTTGCTGGAGGCGCCGCTGGTGCCCCTGGCTCTGACGCAGGTGCAGGTGTGACCCCGCCTACGCAGCATGGGCACGGACAGCAGCCTGCCCCCGCAGGCCCGACGCAgctcctctcctccctctggACATCCTACGGTCCCGGGATCCTTGCAGGCGGCGCCGCACTCCTTCGACAAACCGCTACCGCTACActtccctcctcttcctcccctGCCTCTCACACCACCTCAAAACCCACAACAACAGCAGTAGCAACGGACCCCGCGGAGCGCCGCCGCCAACTAGAAGCCGAGCTCGCCGCGCTCTCCTCCTTACCCGCAGCACCCACCGAGCGCCCCTCCTCCTtcgcctcctcttcttcttccgcaTCTATCAACTCTGCGCATGGCGCGGGGAGGTTTGAAGAGATTCGAGGAGGGGAGGTTGAGGGGTATGAGGttgatgacgaagatgatgatggggaGATCCGGAAGGCGGGTGGGGGGTGGTTCTCGGGCTGGGGCGCGGGTACAGCGTCTGGGAAGGGGGGTTATGAGCGGGTGAAGAGTGATTAG